DNA from Brassica oleracea var. oleracea cultivar TO1000 unplaced genomic scaffold, BOL UnpScaffold00889, whole genome shotgun sequence:
TCAAGTTAGCCTCATGCAAAGCCTGAGAATGCAAGTTCTCATCAGACAACCCCAAAACCTCTCCACTGTCAGCGCTCTCCCCCGCAACCTTCGATTCCTCTTTCATATCGATCCCATTTACTTGAGCAGCAGCTGGGCCATCTGGACCTGAGTCCTCGAACAACAAAGCTTTGCGAGTCTTGGAAGACGTCCCAGTTCCTTCTACTGGTAACACAGAACCATCCCCAGCAGGCGACTTAGGGACACTTTTAAAAGCATCAAGCATAAGCTTCGTTGAGTCTCTCAGCTGGTCACCTTCACCATTCCGGGGGTTATTGGAAGCCCCTAGACTGCACACCAGGCCTGCGGCCACCATATCCCGTATGTCTTCCTTGGAAAGTGGATCCCTCACCATAGCCCCTTGAGAACTTGCCTCCATAAGGATGATAAGAATCTTCCTGGCGAAATGGCCCTTGATTATCTCTAGCGATACCTTGGCCTTTATCCCCACCTCTGAACCCTTGATAACGTGATTGTTGTCCAGATCCACGTTCATCCCTCTGCCTGGTGCCATTAGCCACAACCGCTTTATAGCTTGTGGCGTTAGCTCCCTCCGTTCCATCAGTTACTGGTTCCCTTCTCGTGGAGCTTACAGTTTCTTCTTGAAAGAGTCTCGGGCAACGAGACTGATCATGAGTCAAGCTGAAGCATTCCTTACAAAAACCGTAAAGCTTCTCATATCGTAGCGCCACCAGAATCTCCACACGTTCCTCGGGCTCAATAGCCACAGAGAAAACCAACCGCTTAAAGCCATCAATGAACGAGATCCACCGGACCCTGAACCTGACCAATAGCATCAACCACGCTCTGGAAGATCGGAGCCGCTCTGAACTGGAGCGGAATGTCCAGCACACGGACCCATAATGTAATCTTTGATGGGTAGTTCGGTTCG
Protein-coding regions in this window:
- the LOC106320341 gene encoding uncharacterized protein LOC106320341; protein product: MERRELTPQAIKRLWLMAPGRGMNVDLDNNHVIKGSEVGIKAKVSLEIIKGHFARKILIILMEASSQGAMVRDPLSKEDIRDMVAAGLVCSLGASNNPRNGEGDQLRDSTKLMLDAFKSVPKSPAGDGSVLPVEGTGTSSKTRKALLFEDSGPDGPAAAQVNGIDMKEESKVAGESADSGEVLGLSDENLHSQALHEANLMIEGVLLSDSELLVEEDENIEEWEQGEITDFMEEEELAAGVQELGDNIDMAVIQEGAEAQVDVEAQVDVEAQMNDEDEEAAKKKEAKSGVAAKGSQSKKRVAQPFVSPRKKLLSKAASKVRDKGFQKPPLKPKKSAE